In Palaemon carinicauda isolate YSFRI2023 chromosome 18, ASM3689809v2, whole genome shotgun sequence, a genomic segment contains:
- the LOC137657336 gene encoding SUMO-interacting motif-containing protein 1-like, with amino-acid sequence MIEAARKKPYNNGKVIEAARRKPYNNGKVIEATGRKPYNNGKMIEAARKKPYNNGKVIEAAGRKTYNNGKVIEAARRKPYNNGKVIEAARRKPYNNGKVIEAARRKPYNNGKVIEATGRKPYNNGKVIEAAGRKPYNNGKVIEAARRKPYNNGKVIEAARRKTYNNGKVIEAAGRKTYNNGKVIEAARRKPYNNGKVIEAAGRKTYNNGKVIEATGRKPYNNGKVIEAAGRKPYNNGKVIEAARRKPYNNGKVIEAARRKTYNNGKVIEAAGRKTYYNGKVIEAAGRKTYNNGKVIEAAGRKPCNNGKVIEAAGRKTYNNGKVIEAAGRKTYNNGKGIKAAGRKTYNNGKVIEAAGRKPYNNGKGIKAAGRKSYNNGNVIEAARRKPYNNGKVIEAARRKPYNNGKVIEAARRKPYNNGNVIEAARRKPYINGKVIEAARRKPYNNGKFEIFMFEICLEDYLVRDYEF; translated from the exons ATGATAGAAGCTGCAAGAAAAAAgccctataacaatggaaaggtgatagaagctgcaaGAAGAAAGCCttataacaatggaaaggtgatagaagctaCAGGAAGAAAGCCCTATAACAATGGGAAGATGATAGAAGCTGCAAGAAAAAAgccctataacaatggaaaggtgatagaagctgcaggaaggaagacctataacaatggaaaggtgatagaagctgcaaGAAGAAAGCCttataacaatggaaag gtgatagaagctgcaagaagaaagccctataacaatggaaaggtgattGAAGCTGCAAGAAGAAAgccctataacaatggaaaggtgatagaagctaCAGGAAGAAAGCCttataacaatggaaaggtgatagaagctgcaggaagaaagccctataacaatggaaaggtgattGAAGCTGCAAGAAGAAAgccctataacaatggaaaggtgatagaagctgcaagaagaaagacctataacaatggaaag gtgatagaagctgcaggaagaaagacctataacaatggaaaggtgattGAAGCTGCAAGAAGAAAgccctataacaatggaaaggtgatagaagctgcaggaagaaagacctataacaatggaaaggtgatagaagctaCAGGAAGAAAGCCttataacaatggaaaggtgatagaagctgcaggaagaaagccctataacaatggaaaggtgattGAAGCTGCAAGAAGAAAgccctataacaatggaaaggtgatagaagctgcaagaagaaagacctataacaatggaaaggtgatagaagctgcaggaagaaAGACCTATtacaatggaaaggtgatagaagctgcaggaagaaagacctataacaatggaaag gtgatagaagctgcaggaagaaagccctgtaacaatggaaaggtgatagaagctgctGGAAGAAAGacctataacaatggaaaggtgatagaagctgcaggaagaaAGACCTATAACAATGGAAAGGGGATAAAAGCTGCAGGAAGAAAGacctataacaatggaaaggtgatagaagctgcaggaagaaagccctataacaatggaaaggGGATAAAAGCTGCAGGAAGAAAGTCCTATAACAATGGAAATGTGATAGAAGCTGCAAGAAGAAAgccctataacaatggaaaggtgatagaagctgcaagaagaaagccctataacaatggaaaggtgatagaagctgcaaGAAGAAAGCCCTATAACAATGGAAATGTGATAGAAGCTGCAAGAAGAAAGCCCTATAtcaatggaaaggtgatagaagctgcaagaagaaagccctataacaatggaaag TTTGAAATCTTTATGTTTGAAATCTGCCTTGAAGATTATCTTGTAAGGGATTATGAATTTTGA